One genomic window of Ruminococcus gauvreauii includes the following:
- the carB gene encoding carbamoyl-phosphate synthase large subunit, translating into MPKNPDIKKVLVLGSGPIIIGQAAEFDYAGTQACRSLKEEGIEVVLLNSNPATIMTDKDIADKVYIEPLTVEVVEQLIMKEKPDSILPTLGGQAGLNLAMALDENGFLEENGVRLIGTTAQTIKKAEDRLEFKMTMEKINEPIAASQVVETVEDGIAFTNTIGYPIVLRPAYTLGGSGGGIARNEEELVEILQNGLRLSRVGQVLVERCIAGWKEIEYEVMRDGSGNCITVCNMENIDPVGVHTGDSIVVAPSQTLGDKEYQMLRTSALNIISELNITGGCNVQYALHPESFEYCVIEVNPRVSRSSALASKATGYPIAKVAAKIALGYTLDEIPNAITGKTYASFEPMLDYCVVKMPRLPFDKFISAKRTLTTQMKATGEVMSICSNFEGALMKAIRSLEQHVDSLMSYDFTDLTDDMLLEELEIVDDMRIWRIAEAIRRSMEPELIHDITKIDRWFIDKLSILVEMEMELKTHKLTPDLLTEAKRLEFPDHVIAKLTGKTADDIKAMRKANDIVAVFKMVDTCAAEFAAATPYYYSVHGGENEAVCTEGKKKVLVLGSGPIRIGQGIEFDFCSVHCTWAFAKEGYETIIVNNNPETVSTDFDIADKLYFEPLTPEDVENIVDIEKPDGAVVQFGGQTAIKLTEALIKMGVKILGTSAENVDAAEDRELFDKILEECRIPRPQGHTVFTAEEAKKAANELGYPVLVRPSYVLGGQGMQIAISDNDIDEFIGIINRIAQEHPILVDKYLVGKEIEVDAVCDGEDIVIPGIMEHIERAGIHSGDSISVYPAQSISDKAKETIEEYTRRLARSLHVVGMINIQFIVCEEEVYVIEVNPRSSRTVPYISKVTGIPIVPLATKVILGHKLKDLGYAPGLQPEAEHIAIKMPVFSFEKIRGADISLGPEMKSTGECLGIAKTFNEALYKAFLGAGINLPKHKNMIITVKDEDKEDVIDIAKRFQEIGYRIYATRSTAKVLNENGVEAIRTNKIEQPSPNLMDLILGHKIDLVIDTPTQGVEKAKDGFIIRRNAIETGVNVLTSLDTATALVTSLENTDKNRLTLIDIATIE; encoded by the coding sequence ATGCCGAAGAATCCAGATATCAAGAAAGTATTAGTACTTGGCTCGGGTCCGATCATTATCGGCCAGGCTGCGGAATTTGATTATGCGGGCACACAGGCCTGCCGTTCCCTGAAAGAAGAAGGGATCGAGGTGGTGCTTCTGAATTCCAATCCCGCTACCATCATGACGGATAAGGACATTGCCGATAAGGTATATATCGAGCCACTGACTGTGGAGGTTGTGGAACAGCTGATCATGAAAGAAAAACCGGACAGTATCCTTCCGACACTGGGAGGCCAGGCCGGACTTAATCTGGCGATGGCGCTGGATGAAAACGGATTTCTGGAGGAAAACGGCGTCCGGCTGATCGGCACGACGGCTCAGACGATCAAAAAGGCAGAGGATCGTCTGGAGTTTAAAATGACGATGGAAAAAATCAATGAACCCATCGCAGCCTCACAGGTAGTGGAGACGGTGGAGGATGGAATCGCATTCACCAATACCATCGGCTATCCGATCGTTTTACGCCCGGCATATACGCTGGGAGGCAGCGGCGGCGGAATTGCCCGCAATGAAGAAGAACTGGTTGAAATCCTCCAGAACGGTCTTCGCCTGTCACGCGTGGGGCAGGTTCTGGTGGAGCGCTGTATCGCCGGCTGGAAGGAAATAGAGTATGAAGTGATGCGTGACGGAAGCGGAAACTGCATTACGGTCTGTAACATGGAGAATATCGATCCTGTGGGGGTACACACCGGTGACAGTATCGTTGTGGCGCCGTCACAGACGCTGGGGGACAAGGAATATCAGATGCTCCGTACCTCGGCGCTGAACATCATCAGTGAGCTGAATATCACCGGAGGATGCAATGTTCAGTATGCACTGCATCCGGAAAGCTTTGAATACTGTGTGATCGAGGTGAACCCGCGGGTGAGCCGGTCCTCTGCCCTGGCATCCAAGGCGACGGGATATCCGATCGCGAAGGTTGCTGCGAAAATCGCACTGGGTTATACACTGGATGAAATTCCCAATGCGATCACCGGAAAGACGTATGCGAGTTTTGAGCCGATGCTGGATTACTGTGTCGTGAAGATGCCGCGGCTGCCGTTTGACAAATTTATCAGCGCGAAGCGGACACTGACGACCCAGATGAAGGCGACGGGCGAGGTCATGAGTATCTGCAGCAACTTCGAGGGCGCCCTGATGAAAGCGATCAGGTCGCTGGAACAGCACGTGGACAGCCTGATGTCCTATGATTTCACAGATCTCACAGACGATATGCTTCTGGAAGAACTGGAGATCGTGGATGATATGAGGATCTGGAGGATCGCGGAGGCCATCAGGCGTTCGATGGAACCGGAACTCATCCATGACATCACGAAGATAGACCGCTGGTTTATCGATAAGCTTTCCATCCTGGTTGAGATGGAGATGGAACTGAAGACGCACAAGCTTACGCCGGACCTGCTGACAGAGGCAAAGCGGCTGGAATTTCCGGATCATGTAATTGCGAAACTAACGGGAAAAACGGCGGATGACATCAAGGCGATGCGAAAAGCAAATGATATTGTGGCGGTCTTTAAGATGGTTGACACGTGTGCGGCTGAATTCGCGGCGGCTACGCCGTATTATTATTCGGTGCACGGCGGTGAAAATGAGGCTGTCTGTACGGAAGGAAAGAAGAAAGTCCTCGTATTGGGATCTGGGCCGATCCGAATCGGACAGGGTATTGAATTTGATTTCTGCTCCGTACACTGTACCTGGGCATTTGCAAAAGAGGGATACGAGACGATCATCGTCAACAACAACCCGGAAACCGTGAGTACGGACTTTGACATCGCCGACAAGCTGTATTTTGAGCCGCTGACACCGGAAGACGTGGAGAACATCGTGGATATCGAGAAACCGGACGGAGCAGTCGTTCAGTTCGGCGGGCAGACAGCGATCAAGCTGACAGAAGCACTGATCAAAATGGGAGTTAAGATCCTCGGAACTTCCGCAGAAAATGTAGACGCGGCAGAGGACAGGGAGCTCTTTGACAAAATCCTGGAGGAATGCCGGATTCCGAGGCCGCAGGGACATACGGTGTTTACAGCGGAAGAGGCGAAGAAGGCGGCGAATGAGCTCGGCTATCCGGTGCTCGTGAGACCATCATACGTACTCGGCGGACAGGGAATGCAGATCGCGATCAGCGACAACGATATCGATGAGTTTATCGGGATCATCAACCGGATCGCTCAGGAGCATCCGATCCTTGTCGATAAATATCTGGTTGGAAAAGAAATAGAAGTAGACGCCGTATGTGACGGCGAGGACATTGTGATCCCGGGTATCATGGAGCATATTGAGCGTGCAGGAATACATTCCGGTGACAGTATCTCAGTTTATCCGGCACAGAGCATCAGTGACAAGGCGAAGGAGACGATCGAGGAGTATACGAGAAGGCTGGCAAGATCGCTCCACGTGGTCGGCATGATCAATATTCAGTTTATCGTGTGCGAGGAAGAAGTGTATGTGATCGAAGTGAATCCGCGTTCCAGCCGTACGGTACCGTATATCAGCAAGGTGACGGGCATCCCGATCGTACCGCTGGCCACGAAGGTGATCCTGGGACATAAATTAAAGGATCTCGGTTATGCACCGGGACTTCAGCCGGAGGCGGAGCATATTGCCATCAAAATGCCGGTATTCTCATTCGAGAAGATCCGCGGTGCGGATATCAGTCTCGGGCCGGAAATGAAATCGACGGGCGAGTGCCTTGGAATCGCTAAGACATTCAATGAGGCGCTGTACAAGGCGTTCCTGGGTGCGGGAATCAATCTTCCGAAGCATAAGAACATGATCATCACCGTGAAAGACGAGGATAAAGAAGATGTGATCGATATCGCGAAAAGATTTCAGGAGATCGGCTATCGCATCTATGCGACCAGAAGCACCGCCAAAGTCCTGAATGAAAATGGTGTGGAGGCGATCAGAACCAACAAAATTGAACAGCCGTCGCCGAACCTGATGGATCTGATTCTCGGCCATAAGATTGATCTTGTCATCGATACGCCGACTCAGGGAGTCGAAAAGGCAAAAGACGGGTTTATCATCCGAAGGAATGCGATTGAAACAGGGGTGAATGTCCTGACTTCACTGGATACAGCGACAGCGCTCGTCACAAGCCTGGAAAATACGGATAAGAACAGACTGACCCTGATCGATATTGCAACCATTGAATAG
- a CDS encoding undecaprenyl-diphosphate phosphatase — MQIGVVVSFIELLKVIFLGIVEGITEWLPVSSTGHMILVDEFIKLNVSAEFLQMFLVVIQLGAILAVVLIYWNKLWPFHRKPAEVSESFWQNYSENRLVGSLQQFADNHVSMNKIIMWLKIAVSCLPAMIIAIPFNDFIEEKLNNYVVVAVMLIVYGILFIIIENYNKRRRPKMRRISEITWTTALLIGVFQVLSIVPGTSRSGATIIGGILLGTSRKLAAEYTFFLAVPVMFGASLLKVVKFGFSFTGPEIIYLLVGMLVAFVVSIFCIKFLMSYIRKHDFKVFGWYRIVLGILILGYFAGKTLFA, encoded by the coding sequence ATGCAGATTGGAGTAGTTGTGAGTTTTATAGAATTGTTAAAAGTTATCTTCCTGGGAATTGTGGAAGGGATTACGGAATGGCTGCCGGTGAGCAGTACGGGCCATATGATACTGGTAGACGAATTCATCAAACTGAATGTCAGCGCTGAATTCCTGCAGATGTTTCTGGTCGTCATCCAGCTGGGTGCGATCCTGGCGGTTGTGCTGATCTACTGGAACAAGCTGTGGCCGTTTCACAGAAAACCGGCGGAAGTGTCGGAGAGTTTCTGGCAGAATTACAGTGAGAACAGGCTGGTCGGTTCTCTTCAGCAGTTTGCTGATAACCACGTGTCGATGAATAAGATCATTATGTGGCTGAAGATCGCAGTATCCTGCCTGCCCGCGATGATCATTGCGATTCCATTTAACGACTTTATCGAAGAAAAGCTGAATAATTACGTTGTGGTAGCTGTCATGTTGATCGTTTATGGTATCCTGTTTATCATCATCGAGAATTATAACAAACGGCGCAGGCCTAAGATGCGCAGGATCAGCGAGATCACCTGGACGACAGCGCTGCTGATCGGTGTGTTCCAGGTACTCTCCATCGTTCCGGGGACGTCGCGTTCCGGAGCGACGATCATCGGCGGTATCCTGCTGGGAACTTCCAGAAAACTGGCTGCCGAGTATACGTTCTTCCTTGCGGTTCCGGTGATGTTCGGCGCGAGCCTGCTCAAAGTGGTGAAATTCGGTTTCAGTTTCACTGGACCGGAGATTATCTATCTGCTTGTCGGGATGCTGGTCGCATTTGTGGTTTCGATTTTCTGTATTAAGTTCCTGATGAGTTATATCAGGAAACATGATTTTAAAGTATTCGGATGGTACCGGATCGTACTTGGTATTTTGATTTTGGGATACTTTGCAGGCAAAACATTGTTTGCATAA
- the arcC gene encoding carbamate kinase, whose protein sequence is MGKKKIVVALGHRALGATLPEQKEATRRTAKVIADLVEAGADIVISHSNAPQVGMIHTAMNEFGKSHPNYTHAPMSVCSAMSQGYIGYDLQNSIREELLNRGIYKPVCTVLTQVTVDPYDDAFHKPVKVIGRYMTEAEAEEEEEKGNYVVKEEQGYRRIVAAPRPQEVIEIDSIKALLAAGQIVIAAGGGGIPVLQQGTQLRGASAVIEKDYASGKMAEALDADELLILTSVEKVSLSFNTEQEELLGEISVAEAKEYMGQGQFEPNTMLPKVEASAEFVGKKEGRRAVITSIDKAREGYLGKTGTIIR, encoded by the coding sequence ATGGGTAAGAAAAAGATTGTGGTGGCACTCGGGCACAGAGCTCTCGGCGCCACGCTTCCGGAGCAGAAAGAAGCGACAAGGAGAACGGCAAAAGTCATTGCCGACCTGGTGGAAGCCGGGGCTGATATCGTGATTTCCCACAGCAATGCACCACAGGTAGGAATGATCCATACGGCAATGAATGAATTTGGCAAGTCGCATCCGAATTACACGCATGCACCGATGTCGGTGTGCTCGGCGATGAGCCAGGGATACATCGGTTATGACCTTCAGAATTCCATACGCGAAGAGCTGCTGAACCGCGGAATCTACAAGCCGGTCTGCACGGTTCTGACTCAGGTGACAGTGGATCCGTATGACGATGCATTCCATAAGCCGGTCAAAGTCATAGGACGTTATATGACGGAGGCGGAGGCCGAGGAGGAAGAAGAAAAAGGAAATTATGTGGTGAAGGAGGAGCAGGGATACCGCCGTATTGTTGCAGCGCCAAGACCGCAGGAGGTTATAGAGATTGATTCGATCAAAGCCCTCCTGGCGGCGGGTCAGATCGTGATCGCAGCAGGCGGGGGCGGCATCCCGGTACTGCAGCAGGGGACACAGCTGCGGGGAGCAAGCGCGGTGATCGAAAAGGATTACGCGAGCGGAAAGATGGCGGAAGCTCTGGACGCGGATGAACTGCTGATTTTAACGAGTGTGGAGAAGGTTTCGCTCAGTTTTAACACGGAGCAGGAAGAACTTCTGGGCGAGATTTCTGTTGCGGAAGCAAAAGAATATATGGGACAGGGTCAGTTTGAACCGAACACCATGCTTCCCAAAGTAGAAGCATCGGCAGAGTTCGTAGGAAAAAAGGAAGGCAGAAGAGCAGTCATCACCTCCATCGATAAAGCAAGGGAAGGATACCTCGGCAAAACGGGGACAATCATCCGCTGA
- a CDS encoding FMN-dependent NADH-azoreductase yields MNVLFINSCMREGQSRTLKIAQAFLEELKSRNPQMIITEKNLMDINPPYMTRESFGKRNELIGKKEYAHPMFDLAHEFAQADAIVIAAPMWEFSFPAVLRSYIENISVAGITFRYTDHGSEGLCKADRLLFITSRGADFADGPMKACEMGERYLRAVCGMYGIDEVTCLAADGLDEYFTKTDAIVADAVRRAGELAAGWPLPAEVQGE; encoded by the coding sequence ATGAATGTATTATTTATCAACAGCTGTATGAGAGAGGGACAGTCCAGGACACTGAAAATTGCACAGGCATTTTTGGAAGAATTAAAATCCCGCAATCCCCAGATGATTATCACAGAGAAAAATCTCATGGACATAAACCCGCCTTATATGACGAGAGAAAGCTTCGGGAAGAGAAATGAGCTCATCGGGAAGAAAGAGTACGCGCATCCGATGTTTGATCTGGCGCATGAATTTGCACAGGCGGATGCAATCGTGATCGCAGCGCCGATGTGGGAGTTCAGTTTTCCGGCTGTGCTGCGCTCATATATAGAGAACATCTCAGTGGCAGGCATCACATTTCGGTACACAGACCATGGAAGCGAAGGACTATGTAAGGCTGACAGGCTTTTATTCATCACGAGCAGGGGTGCTGATTTTGCAGACGGTCCCATGAAAGCGTGTGAGATGGGTGAGCGGTATCTCCGGGCGGTGTGCGGGATGTATGGGATCGATGAGGTAACCTGCCTTGCTGCGGACGGACTGGATGAATATTTTACGAAAACCGATGCTATCGTCGCGGACGCCGTAAGACGGGCGGGGGAGCTGGCGGCAGGCTGGCCGCTGCCTGCTGAAGTTCAGGGAGAATAG
- a CDS encoding pyruvate carboxylase, translating to MKEIKKFKRVLVANRGEIAIRIFRACHELGIRTVAVYSEEDKNTLFRSKADEAYRVGKGKTPVGAYLGIDEIIALARAKGVDAIHPGYGFLAENADFARACADAGIEFIGPTADMMEKMGDKVKSKLVAQSVGVPTIPGVEKVIDTEEEALEAARICGFPVMLKAAAGGGGRGMRIVNSEEELLPQFRSARSEAEKAFGIDDIFIEKYLENPKHIEVQILGDKEGNIVHLYERDCSIQRRHQKVIEFTPSLCLTEAQRQAICEDTLKIARAVSYQSAGTVEFLVDQKGDHYFIEMNPRIQVEHTVSEMVTGIDIVQAQLFIAQGYTLDSDKIGISGQESIGCLGYSIQCRITTENPANDFMPDTGVIETYRSPGGIGIRIDGGNSFQGAQITPFYDSLLLKVIAYGRKFEDVRRKAMRALQETQIKGVETNIPFLLNVLNHPAFAAGTCDTGFIARNPELLDIKKTQDREQKVLAFLGNKYVNESKGKKPYFNVPVFPRFQDKELAGLQGTRQLFEQLGDRKFCDWILNQKRLLITDTTMRDAQQSLMATRVRTVDMEKIAPAVSVYGKDLFSLEMWGGATFDTSFRFLGESPWERLDTLRGKIPNLLFQMLIRGANGVGYKNYPDNVIRNFVRQSAEAGIDLFRIFDSLNWIPGMEVALDETLNQGKLAETCICYTGDILDESRTKYNLSYYVRMAKELGKRGTHILGIKDMSGLLKPMAAAKLIGALKQEIGIPIHLHTHDTSGNGVATVLMAAQAGVDIADAAVNSMSGLTSQPALNSVAAALENSRRSTGLNIDGLQKISDYWQDVRPVYAGFESELVTSTAEIYKYEIPGGQYSNLKPQVESFGLGHRFEEVKEMYKQVNEMLGDIVKVTPTSKAVGDLAIFMVQNDLTPENICEKGAGMDFPDSITSYFEGMMGQPEGGFPKELQKIVLKGKTPITVRPGELLPPEDLDGIRQYLKSELGLQGTDREVISYALYPKVFEDYVKSQRQDGNFRYMGSDIFFHGLEEGETCEVKLGEGSFLVVKLCEVRPADDEGYREAVFEVNGNRRSIRIKDLDVAEHAHNAVLYADPENPKEVGAHIPGNIVKVFVKEGESVTEGQPVALIEAMKMESNILAAASGLVERIYASEGEQVKAGQMLIRLGE from the coding sequence ATGAAGGAGATTAAAAAATTCAAGCGTGTACTGGTTGCCAACCGGGGGGAGATTGCCATCCGTATCTTCCGGGCGTGTCATGAACTGGGGATCCGGACGGTGGCTGTCTATTCTGAAGAGGATAAGAATACCTTATTTCGAAGCAAGGCGGATGAGGCATACCGGGTTGGCAAGGGGAAGACTCCGGTGGGGGCTTATCTGGGCATCGATGAGATCATTGCCCTGGCCAGAGCGAAGGGTGTGGATGCCATCCACCCGGGGTACGGTTTTCTGGCGGAAAATGCTGATTTTGCGAGGGCATGCGCTGATGCGGGGATTGAGTTTATCGGACCGACAGCGGACATGATGGAGAAAATGGGAGATAAAGTGAAGTCCAAGCTGGTGGCGCAGTCTGTGGGGGTACCTACGATTCCCGGCGTTGAAAAGGTGATCGATACGGAGGAGGAGGCGCTCGAGGCAGCCAGAATCTGTGGATTTCCTGTGATGCTGAAAGCAGCCGCCGGAGGCGGCGGCAGGGGGATGCGGATCGTAAATTCAGAGGAAGAGCTTCTGCCCCAGTTCCGCAGCGCCCGCAGTGAGGCGGAAAAGGCGTTTGGCATTGATGATATTTTTATTGAAAAATATCTGGAAAACCCCAAACACATTGAGGTGCAGATTCTGGGGGACAAAGAGGGCAATATTGTGCATCTGTACGAGAGGGACTGTTCTATCCAGAGGCGGCATCAGAAGGTGATTGAGTTTACGCCCTCTCTGTGTCTGACGGAGGCGCAGCGGCAGGCGATATGTGAGGATACGCTGAAGATCGCCAGGGCAGTCTCATACCAGAGCGCGGGGACGGTGGAATTCCTGGTGGACCAGAAGGGAGATCATTACTTCATTGAAATGAACCCCAGAATCCAGGTAGAACATACGGTGTCAGAGATGGTAACGGGTATCGACATTGTTCAGGCACAGCTGTTTATCGCTCAGGGATATACGCTGGATTCTGACAAGATAGGAATATCAGGACAGGAGAGTATCGGCTGTCTGGGCTATTCCATACAGTGCCGGATCACCACGGAGAATCCGGCCAATGATTTCATGCCCGACACTGGAGTGATCGAGACTTACCGGAGTCCCGGAGGAATCGGGATCCGAATTGATGGAGGAAACAGCTTCCAGGGGGCCCAGATCACCCCCTTCTATGACAGTCTGCTGCTGAAAGTCATTGCCTATGGCAGAAAATTCGAGGACGTGAGGCGAAAAGCCATGCGTGCGTTACAGGAGACACAGATTAAAGGTGTGGAGACAAATATTCCGTTTCTGCTGAATGTGCTGAATCATCCGGCATTTGCGGCGGGGACGTGTGACACGGGTTTTATCGCCAGGAATCCGGAACTGCTGGATATCAAGAAGACCCAGGACCGGGAGCAGAAAGTACTGGCATTTCTGGGAAATAAGTACGTCAATGAGAGCAAGGGGAAAAAACCGTATTTCAATGTACCTGTATTTCCGAGATTTCAGGATAAAGAACTGGCAGGACTTCAGGGGACCAGGCAGCTTTTTGAGCAGTTGGGGGATCGGAAGTTCTGCGACTGGATCCTGAATCAGAAGAGGCTTTTGATTACGGACACCACCATGCGCGATGCGCAGCAGTCACTGATGGCTACCCGGGTTCGGACTGTGGACATGGAAAAAATAGCGCCGGCAGTTTCCGTCTATGGGAAAGATCTCTTCTCACTGGAGATGTGGGGCGGCGCTACCTTTGATACGTCTTTTCGTTTTCTTGGGGAATCTCCGTGGGAAAGACTGGACACACTGCGCGGGAAGATCCCAAACCTGCTGTTTCAGATGCTGATCCGGGGTGCTAACGGCGTGGGATATAAAAACTATCCGGATAATGTGATCCGGAACTTTGTGCGGCAGTCGGCCGAAGCGGGCATTGATCTGTTCCGCATCTTTGACTCACTCAACTGGATTCCGGGCATGGAGGTGGCTCTGGATGAGACACTGAATCAGGGGAAACTGGCTGAGACCTGCATCTGTTATACCGGTGATATTCTGGATGAATCCAGGACGAAATACAACCTGTCTTATTATGTGAGGATGGCAAAAGAACTGGGAAAACGCGGCACCCACATTCTGGGAATCAAGGATATGTCGGGCCTGTTAAAACCCATGGCGGCTGCAAAACTGATCGGTGCTCTGAAACAGGAGATTGGAATCCCGATTCATTTACATACCCATGATACTTCCGGAAACGGAGTGGCCACGGTTCTGATGGCAGCTCAGGCGGGAGTAGACATCGCGGACGCTGCGGTCAATTCCATGAGCGGGCTGACCTCCCAGCCGGCTTTGAATTCGGTGGCAGCAGCCCTGGAAAACAGTCGGAGAAGTACAGGCCTGAACATTGATGGACTTCAGAAAATTTCAGATTACTGGCAGGATGTAAGGCCGGTGTATGCCGGATTTGAATCAGAACTTGTGACCTCCACCGCCGAGATATATAAATACGAGATTCCCGGCGGACAGTACTCTAATCTGAAGCCTCAGGTGGAGAGTTTTGGACTGGGGCACCGTTTTGAAGAGGTAAAGGAAATGTATAAGCAGGTCAATGAGATGCTGGGGGATATCGTAAAGGTGACGCCAACCTCTAAAGCAGTGGGAGACCTGGCTATCTTTATGGTGCAGAATGATCTTACGCCGGAAAATATCTGTGAAAAAGGAGCCGGTATGGATTTTCCGGATTCCATTACATCATATTTTGAGGGTATGATGGGGCAGCCTGAGGGAGGATTTCCAAAAGAGCTCCAAAAGATCGTACTGAAGGGGAAGACGCCGATTACGGTTCGGCCTGGGGAGCTGCTGCCGCCCGAGGATCTTGACGGTATCCGGCAGTATCTGAAGTCGGAACTGGGGCTTCAGGGCACGGACAGGGAAGTGATCAGCTATGCGCTCTATCCGAAGGTATTTGAGGATTACGTAAAAAGCCAGCGCCAGGACGGCAATTTCCGTTATATGGGTTCGGATATCTTCTTTCATGGGCTGGAGGAGGGGGAGACCTGTGAGGTAAAACTGGGTGAGGGCAGTTTCCTGGTGGTGAAACTGTGCGAGGTAAGACCTGCGGATGACGAGGGATATCGCGAGGCTGTCTTTGAAGTGAATGGAAATCGCCGCAGTATCCGAATCAAGGATCTGGATGTGGCGGAACATGCGCATAATGCAGTGCTGTATGCAGACCCGGAGAATCCGAAAGAGGTTGGCGCCCATATCCCGGGAAATATCGTGAAAGTATTTGTAAAAGAAGGGGAAAGTGTAACCGAAGGGCAGCCCGTGGCGCTGATTGAAGCTATGAAGATGGAAAGCAATATCCTGGCTGCAGCTTCCGGGCTGGTAGAGCGAATCTACGCTTCGGAAGGAGAACAGGTGAAGGCGGGGCAGATGCTTATAAGGCTGGGAGAATAA
- a CDS encoding TetR/AcrR family transcriptional regulator has translation MTKRKQMALKTREKIYESALKVINEKGYNNVNIEDITTEANVAKGSFYTYFDSKADIIFYNIKMADEQYERIYQQVEKECFSDMLMDFIRTAYTKHENNGKGIIKAMISNFFSFPDYSFISKDRTLLRILKKIVEKGKQENQLRDDIPSDHYVEELIVALLGAETLWCFDETGRSLVDIVDNAVRLTMKGISKT, from the coding sequence ATGACGAAAAGAAAACAGATGGCTTTAAAAACCAGGGAAAAGATCTATGAATCCGCCTTAAAGGTCATCAATGAAAAAGGATACAACAACGTCAATATCGAAGATATTACGACCGAGGCAAACGTGGCAAAAGGAAGTTTTTATACATATTTTGATTCAAAAGCAGACATTATTTTTTATAATATTAAAATGGCGGATGAACAGTACGAACGTATCTATCAGCAGGTGGAAAAGGAATGCTTTTCGGATATGCTGATGGACTTTATCCGCACAGCCTATACAAAACACGAGAACAACGGAAAGGGGATTATAAAGGCGATGATCTCCAATTTTTTTTCGTTTCCTGATTATAGTTTTATCAGCAAAGACCGTACACTCCTTCGTATACTGAAGAAAATCGTGGAGAAAGGCAAGCAGGAGAACCAGCTCCGCGATGACATACCCAGCGATCACTATGTAGAAGAGTTAATCGTGGCTCTTCTCGGAGCGGAGACACTGTGGTGCTTCGACGAAACCGGCAGGAGTCTGGTAGATATCGTTGACAATGCAGTACGGCTGACCATGAAAGGCATCTCAAAAACCTGA
- a CDS encoding TetR/AcrR family transcriptional regulator produces MQNNNPTRLTRRQQQALETKDRIFQAAMEVINEKGFGNTTIEDITSRAGVASGSFYTYFKSKETIVLDTIQRSDAIYEWAYQQTVQETFLPTIMHFIRLSYAEYEKRGKGIIKAIISNYFSFPEYDFYQQNRSLFRCLLRIVEKGIDSGEVSGSRTATECVSQLLSAMAGVEVIWCFDTGGQSLADLMVETIRTMALGMMVQ; encoded by the coding sequence ATGCAAAATAACAATCCAACCAGACTAACCAGACGCCAGCAGCAGGCACTGGAAACCAAAGACAGGATCTTCCAGGCCGCCATGGAGGTTATCAACGAAAAGGGCTTCGGCAATACCACAATCGAGGACATTACCTCCCGGGCCGGTGTGGCCAGCGGCAGTTTTTATACGTATTTCAAGTCGAAAGAAACCATCGTACTGGATACCATCCAGCGCTCGGATGCGATCTATGAATGGGCGTATCAGCAGACAGTGCAGGAAACCTTCTTACCTACGATCATGCATTTCATCCGCCTGTCCTATGCGGAATATGAAAAGCGCGGCAAGGGTATCATCAAAGCGATTATCTCCAACTATTTTTCTTTCCCCGAATATGATTTTTACCAGCAGAACCGTTCGCTGTTCCGCTGTCTCCTGCGCATCGTGGAGAAGGGGATCGACAGCGGAGAAGTCAGCGGCAGCCGAACTGCCACCGAGTGTGTGTCGCAGCTGCTCTCTGCCATGGCGGGAGTGGAAGTCATCTGGTGTTTCGACACCGGCGGACAGAGCCTGGCCGACTTGATGGTGGAGACGATCCGTACCATGGCGCTCGGCATGATGGTACAATAA